A genomic window from Arvicola amphibius chromosome 5, mArvAmp1.2, whole genome shotgun sequence includes:
- the Arhgef37 gene encoding rho guanine nucleotide exchange factor 37 isoform X2 produces the protein MADIGADELSSRSGSPEPEGRSSEDRSLLHQRLAIRELIDTEVSYLHMLRLCASDIRNRLHQLPPGDLDVLFSNIDDIIQVSSRFLHGLQETACREEEQANLIGNLFLEFQEEFEHIYKVYCANYDQALQLVKAYRKEPELQKAIQGIIEAAVPQAGPSGLSFLLVIPLQRITKYPLLLQKILENTPPDAHAHPVLQRAASALQDVNSNINEYKMRKEVALKYTKVEQLSLRERLARINTHTLSKKTTRLSQLLKQEAGLVPRTEDKEFDDLEERFQWVSLCVMELKSNVTAYMDNLEAFLCFRPHEWSLDIPGGPAEQYCGLARDLQLEAFLQFKQRLKGLVWDPLCSLARALVGPRNLIKKRLDKLLDFERVEEKLLDVGSVTYEEEAARHTYQALNSMLVAELPQFNQLVTQWLGQILCTFVVLQKELADQVLRRAESSMALLPHYHVSEPDFRKLLEDTLGQNSSQLRLVKESFEKVLPPPTTQPLLPGSEYQLQALLTRYGPGKLYQVTSDINGTGTLDLTLPRGQIVALLQNKDTKGNSSRWLVDTGGHRGYAPAGKLQLYHHIIPSEKELRGQTGTHEDYWLPTPEPTQPSVPTVPTVTQVVAAYPFVARSPHELSLQAGQPVTILETQDKKGNPEWSLVEANGQRGYVPSNFLARTPGPAPWGWSLPS, from the exons ATGGCTGATATCGGGGCAGATGAGCTCTCCTCCAGGTCAGGGAGTCCTGAGCCGGAGGGCAGGAGCTCTGAGGACCGGTCACTGCTCCATCAGAGGCTGGCCATCAGAGAGCTCATTGACACAGAGGTCTCCTACTTGCACATGCTCCGACTCTGTGCCTCTGACATCAGGAACCGTCTGCACCAG CTGCCACCTGGAGATCTGGATGTCCTGTTCTCGAACATTGATGACATCATCCAAGTGAGCAGCAGATTCCTTCACGGGCTGCAGGAGACAGCCTGCAGGGAAGAGGAACAGGCTAACCTGATTG GTAACTTATTCCTAGAATTCCAAGAGGAGTTTGAACACATCTATAAAGTCTACTGTGCCAACTATGACCAAGCCCTGCAGCTGGTCAAGGCGTACCGGAAGGAGCCGGAGCTGCAGAAGGCCATCCAGGGCATCATCGAAGCAGCAGT GCCTCAAGCTGGACCTTCGGGTCTCAGTTTCTTACTTGTAATTCCTCTGCAGAGGATTACCAAGTACCCCCTCCTGCTGCAGAAAATCCTGGAGAATACCCCCCCGGATGCCCATGCCCACCCCGTCCTTCAGAgagctgcctctgccctccaggaTGTGAACAGCAATATCAATGAGTACAAGATGCGCAAGGAAGTGG CTTTAAAGTATACCAAGGTGGAGCAACTGAGCCTTCGGGAGCGGCTGGCCCGCATCAACACGCATACTCTTTCCAAGAAGACCACCAGACTGAGCCAGCTGCTGAAGCAGGAGGCGGGGCTGGTACCCAGG ACAGAGGACAAGGAATTCGATGACTTGGAGGAGAGATTCCagtgggtgtctctgtgtgtgatggaGCTGAAGAGCAATGTGACTGCTTACATGGATAATCTGGAG GCTTTCCTCTGCTTCCGGCCACACGAATGGAGTCTGGACATTCCCGGAGGTCCTGCTGAACAGTACTGCGGTCTAGCGAGGGACCTTCAGCTGGAGGCCTTCCTGCAGTTT AAGCAGCGACTGAAAGGCCTAGTATGGGACCCACTGTGTAGCCTGGCCAGAGCCCTGGTTGGCCCTCGGAACTTGATCAAGAAGCGTCTGGACAAACTCTTGGACTTCGAGCGAGTGGAAGAGAAACTGTTGGATGTGGGCAGTGTGACCTATGAGGAGGAGGCGGCCCGACACACGTATCAGGCACTCAACTCCATGCTAGTGGCGGAGCTCCCACAGTTTAACCAACTAGTCACACAATGGCTGGGCCAGATCCTGTGCACATTCGTGGTCCTGCAGAAGGAGCTTGCCGACCAGGTCCTGCGAAGGGCGGAGAGCAGCATGGCCCTG CTGCCTCATTACCACGTTTCGGAGCCAGACTTCCGGAAGCTGCTGGAGGACACACTAGGCCAGAACAGCAGCCAGCTGCGCTTAGTTAAAGAGAGCTTTGAGAAAGTGCTGCCACCCCCCACCACTCAG CCACTCCTCCCAGGCTCTGAATACCAGCTTCAGGCTCTCCTGACCCGATACGGCCCCGGGAAGTTATACCAGGTGACAAGCGACATCAATGGAACTGGGACTCTGGACTTGACCCTGCCACGGGGCCAAATTGTGGCCCTTCTACAAAACAAGGATACCAAAGGCAACAGCAGTCGCTGGCTGGTGGACACAGGGG GACACCGGGGATATGCGCCAGCTGGAAAGCTCCAGCTGTACCACCATATCATTCCCAGTGAGAAGGAGCTCAGAGGCCAGACAGGCACACATGAAGACTACTGGCTTCCAACTCCAGAGCCCACCCAACCCTCTGTCCCCACTGTCCCAACCGTGACCCAG GTGGTGGCAGCGTACCCTTTTGTGGCCAGGAGCCCCCACGAACTGAGTCTCCAGGCAGGCCAGCCTGTAACCATCCTAGAAACCCAGGACAAGAAAGGGAACCCAGAATGGAGCCTGGTGGAAGCGAATGGACAGAGGGGATACGTGCCTTCCAACTTCCTGGCCAGGACCCCGGGCCCAGCTCCCTGGGGCTGGAGCCTGCCCTCTTAG
- the Arhgef37 gene encoding rho guanine nucleotide exchange factor 37 isoform X1: MPPGGLRGNSCRTDEEREVGGREAGCGRIPGPKVLGLQPLKSSIHPIQVAPPRPFLGGKQVQEEPVDMADIGADELSSRSGSPEPEGRSSEDRSLLHQRLAIRELIDTEVSYLHMLRLCASDIRNRLHQLPPGDLDVLFSNIDDIIQVSSRFLHGLQETACREEEQANLIGNLFLEFQEEFEHIYKVYCANYDQALQLVKAYRKEPELQKAIQGIIEAAVPQAGPSGLSFLLVIPLQRITKYPLLLQKILENTPPDAHAHPVLQRAASALQDVNSNINEYKMRKEVALKYTKVEQLSLRERLARINTHTLSKKTTRLSQLLKQEAGLVPRTEDKEFDDLEERFQWVSLCVMELKSNVTAYMDNLEAFLCFRPHEWSLDIPGGPAEQYCGLARDLQLEAFLQFKQRLKGLVWDPLCSLARALVGPRNLIKKRLDKLLDFERVEEKLLDVGSVTYEEEAARHTYQALNSMLVAELPQFNQLVTQWLGQILCTFVVLQKELADQVLRRAESSMALLPHYHVSEPDFRKLLEDTLGQNSSQLRLVKESFEKVLPPPTTQPLLPGSEYQLQALLTRYGPGKLYQVTSDINGTGTLDLTLPRGQIVALLQNKDTKGNSSRWLVDTGGHRGYAPAGKLQLYHHIIPSEKELRGQTGTHEDYWLPTPEPTQPSVPTVPTVTQVVAAYPFVARSPHELSLQAGQPVTILETQDKKGNPEWSLVEANGQRGYVPSNFLARTPGPAPWGWSLPS, encoded by the exons ATGCCGCCAGGAGGGCTGCGGGGAAACAGCTGCCGGACAGATGAGGAGCGCGAGGTGGGGGGCAGAGAGGCGGGGTGCGGCCGGATCCCAGGCCCCAAGGTGCTGGGTCTCCAGCCTCTTAAGAGCTCAATCCACCCGATCCAGGTGGCTCCACCGCGCCCCTTTCTGGGTGGGAAACAGGTACAGGAAG AACCTGTGGACATGGCTGATATCGGGGCAGATGAGCTCTCCTCCAGGTCAGGGAGTCCTGAGCCGGAGGGCAGGAGCTCTGAGGACCGGTCACTGCTCCATCAGAGGCTGGCCATCAGAGAGCTCATTGACACAGAGGTCTCCTACTTGCACATGCTCCGACTCTGTGCCTCTGACATCAGGAACCGTCTGCACCAG CTGCCACCTGGAGATCTGGATGTCCTGTTCTCGAACATTGATGACATCATCCAAGTGAGCAGCAGATTCCTTCACGGGCTGCAGGAGACAGCCTGCAGGGAAGAGGAACAGGCTAACCTGATTG GTAACTTATTCCTAGAATTCCAAGAGGAGTTTGAACACATCTATAAAGTCTACTGTGCCAACTATGACCAAGCCCTGCAGCTGGTCAAGGCGTACCGGAAGGAGCCGGAGCTGCAGAAGGCCATCCAGGGCATCATCGAAGCAGCAGT GCCTCAAGCTGGACCTTCGGGTCTCAGTTTCTTACTTGTAATTCCTCTGCAGAGGATTACCAAGTACCCCCTCCTGCTGCAGAAAATCCTGGAGAATACCCCCCCGGATGCCCATGCCCACCCCGTCCTTCAGAgagctgcctctgccctccaggaTGTGAACAGCAATATCAATGAGTACAAGATGCGCAAGGAAGTGG CTTTAAAGTATACCAAGGTGGAGCAACTGAGCCTTCGGGAGCGGCTGGCCCGCATCAACACGCATACTCTTTCCAAGAAGACCACCAGACTGAGCCAGCTGCTGAAGCAGGAGGCGGGGCTGGTACCCAGG ACAGAGGACAAGGAATTCGATGACTTGGAGGAGAGATTCCagtgggtgtctctgtgtgtgatggaGCTGAAGAGCAATGTGACTGCTTACATGGATAATCTGGAG GCTTTCCTCTGCTTCCGGCCACACGAATGGAGTCTGGACATTCCCGGAGGTCCTGCTGAACAGTACTGCGGTCTAGCGAGGGACCTTCAGCTGGAGGCCTTCCTGCAGTTT AAGCAGCGACTGAAAGGCCTAGTATGGGACCCACTGTGTAGCCTGGCCAGAGCCCTGGTTGGCCCTCGGAACTTGATCAAGAAGCGTCTGGACAAACTCTTGGACTTCGAGCGAGTGGAAGAGAAACTGTTGGATGTGGGCAGTGTGACCTATGAGGAGGAGGCGGCCCGACACACGTATCAGGCACTCAACTCCATGCTAGTGGCGGAGCTCCCACAGTTTAACCAACTAGTCACACAATGGCTGGGCCAGATCCTGTGCACATTCGTGGTCCTGCAGAAGGAGCTTGCCGACCAGGTCCTGCGAAGGGCGGAGAGCAGCATGGCCCTG CTGCCTCATTACCACGTTTCGGAGCCAGACTTCCGGAAGCTGCTGGAGGACACACTAGGCCAGAACAGCAGCCAGCTGCGCTTAGTTAAAGAGAGCTTTGAGAAAGTGCTGCCACCCCCCACCACTCAG CCACTCCTCCCAGGCTCTGAATACCAGCTTCAGGCTCTCCTGACCCGATACGGCCCCGGGAAGTTATACCAGGTGACAAGCGACATCAATGGAACTGGGACTCTGGACTTGACCCTGCCACGGGGCCAAATTGTGGCCCTTCTACAAAACAAGGATACCAAAGGCAACAGCAGTCGCTGGCTGGTGGACACAGGGG GACACCGGGGATATGCGCCAGCTGGAAAGCTCCAGCTGTACCACCATATCATTCCCAGTGAGAAGGAGCTCAGAGGCCAGACAGGCACACATGAAGACTACTGGCTTCCAACTCCAGAGCCCACCCAACCCTCTGTCCCCACTGTCCCAACCGTGACCCAG GTGGTGGCAGCGTACCCTTTTGTGGCCAGGAGCCCCCACGAACTGAGTCTCCAGGCAGGCCAGCCTGTAACCATCCTAGAAACCCAGGACAAGAAAGGGAACCCAGAATGGAGCCTGGTGGAAGCGAATGGACAGAGGGGATACGTGCCTTCCAACTTCCTGGCCAGGACCCCGGGCCCAGCTCCCTGGGGCTGGAGCCTGCCCTCTTAG